In the genome of bacterium, the window CAACGCCAACGGGGATGCCGCCGTCGGCATGAGCGGCTCCTCGACGACGGAATTCGTCGGAGGGTACTATACGGCCCGGAGGTTCGCGGATTCTGCGGGAACGATGGAAGCGGTCTCTCTTCTTACAACAGGGGAGCAACCCTATTTCAAGACCTTGTCAGGGACTGAAAATCGTTGGGGCGACTACAGTGCGACCGTGGTCGACCCGGACGGAAACCTGCGATTCTGGACATTGCAGGAGTACGCCGCCACGCCAAGCAACAATTGGGGAACCTGGTGGGGATCGTTCTTCCTATCGCCGCTTTCAGAACCGTCGGCCCCCGTTGGGTTGGCAAGCGCTCCCCTGTCGGGTTCGACCATCTCCCTCGCATGGACCGACACTTCCTCCAATGAGGATAGTTTCGTGGTCGAGCGAAGGACGGGCGCCGATTCGTTGTTCGGTGTCATCGCATCGCCGTCGACGAACGACATTGCCGCGTACACGGATACATCCCTCACCGAACGAACCACGTTCACCTATCGGGTCAAGGCGCGGAACTCCCTTGGTGATTCCGGGTATTCGAATGAATCTACGGCCACGACGCTGCTTTCAACCCCCGCCAACGCCGCCGCCGTCGCCCCATCCCCCACACTGGTCAACATCTCTTGGACGGACGTGTCGGCATTTGAAACGGAATACCGTGTGGAACGGAAAACCGGGACAGGGGGTGCATTCGCAGTCATCTCCGTTCTTCCGGCAGGTTCAAATAGTTTGGTTGACAATTCCGTATCCGCAGGAACGTTCTACTCGTACCGGATACAGGCGGTGGATACCGTCACGCCAACCATCAGCGCCTATTCCAACGAAGCCTCCGTGACGACCCCGGGCACCGCTGCGATCGTGGGAGGTGGCGGTGGCGGATGCCTTTCCACCACCCCGTCCGGAGGCGATGTGCCGTTCGGCGCAGCGCTTTCCTCCGTCGGGATCCTCCTCCTCCCCGCGCTCGCACTCGGGTTGCGCCGTTTTTCCCGTCAGCGGAAGCACCCCGCCCCGATCCGGCACCCCCTTTGCTAATAAAAGGCGAAACGAGGCGGAGGGGGCGATGATCCAGAGAGATCCGGGCGCGAGGCTATCCGTGTCAATTTCGAGCGGGATGACGGTCGAGGTGCGGTTGGGACAGAAGGAGGTCAAGATCGGCAGGGGGCACGAGGCCGACCTCCAGCTGCCGGACCCGTCCGTTTCGCGGCTCCACGCGAAGGTCTTCCGCGTGGGCCTGCAATACTTCCTCGCGGACCTTCGCAGCCGAAACGGGACGCACGCCGACGGGGAGCGGATCACCCAACTCGCCCTGGAAGACGGCCGAATGTTCCAGGTGGGGCCGTTCCGGATCCACTTCCATCGTCCCTTGCCCGGGTTCTCCGCGGGAGAGGAGCCGACGACCCCCGGGGGAACGGCGTCCGACCTCGCCGATTCCGTCGAAGCGACGCCTGCCCGCGTCCCGAAGCGGACGGTACCGCCCACGGTCGGCGTTGATGCGCCGTTCGGGCTGATCGGCGGGTCGGCCCATGTGCGGAAACTGGTCGCGACGATCCGCCGGGTCGCCGCGTCCGACGTGCCCGTCCTGATCGAGGGGGAAACGGGGAGCGGCAAGGAGCTGGTCGCCCGGGGGATCCACGACGCCTCCACGCGCAGGGAGCGCCCGTTCATCGTCGTCAACTGCGGGGCGATCTCGCCCGAGCTCATCGAAAGCGAGCTCTTCGGACACGAGAAGGGGGCGTTCACCGGGGCGACCGCGCAGCGGAAAGGGGCGTTCGAACTCGCCAATAACGGGACAATTTTCCTGGATGAAATCGGAGAGTTGCCCATTGCACTTCAACCGAAACTTTTACGTGCCCTGGAGCAGAAAGAGGTGAAGCGGGTCGGGGGGAACGACCTGCTGTCGGCCGACGTCCGGATCCTCGCCGCCACGAACCGGAATCTTCGGGAGGAGATCACCCGCAAGGCGTTCCGCGAAGATCTCTATTTTCGAATCGGCGCGATCACGGTTCCGATCCCTCCCCTGCGGGATCGGAGGGAGGACGTGACCCCGATCGCCCGGCACTTCCTTTCGGGAATGGAAACCACGGCCTCCGCGCCTGTTCCCCTCCTTTCCCCCGCCGCGCTCGACGCCCTCATCTCCCACGACTGGCCCGGGAACGTGCGCGAACTGCGCAACGCGATCCAGCGGGCCGTCGTGATGGCGGAATCCGGGGAGCTGACCGGGACGGATTTCTCCTTCCTGCGACAGGCGGCGAAGCCGGGCGCGGAGACGGAATCCCCGTCGGGGCTCTCGCGCTGGGAGCAGGCGGAACGGACCAACATCCTCGGGGAACTCGCTCGCCAGATGGGGAACAAGACGAAGACGGCGCGTGAGCTGGGGATCGCCAAGTCGACCCTGTTCGAGAAGTTGAAGAAATACGGCATCCGCACCACGGAGGTCGACCGGTAACCGGACTTGGCGTTCGGATTCCGGACCGCTTTCGCACCACTCGACCGATCCTGATCACCTTCTTCCTCTAACTATCCGATCCGACGCGTGAATCCGGACCGCTTCCCGACCGCGTCCGGGTACGTCCCTTGCTCCTATCCCAACCATCCAAATTCACCGCAGGAGGTGGGGAGATGAGGAAGGGAACCGGAAGGAACCGCAACGGGCAGGGGCTCACGGAGTACATTATCGTCGTCGCGCTCGTGGCCATCGCGGGGATCGGGATCGTCAACATCTTCGGCAACCAGCTCCGCATCCAGTTCGACACGATCGTGAAGGCAATGGCGGGCAGCACGACGGGAACCGTCAAATCGCTGGCGGACAAGGCCGGAACGGAAGCCAACCAGAAGAACCTTTCCACCTATGCCGGCTCGAAGTAAGCGGGGGACGGCGATGATCGAGTTCCTCCTGGCGGGGGTTCCGCTCCTCCTTCTGATGCTGACGATCGTCCAGCTCTCCCTTCTCTGGGCGGGAAAGGGCGCCGTCGATGCGGCGGCGCACCTCGCCGCACGGAAATTTGCCCGCGTCGCCAGGGAAGACTTCCGGAAGGCGCGCGAGATGGCCTTTCTCGAGGCGTTCCAGGTGTGCCGGAACCGTCCGGGGGGATCGTTCGGATCGGCTGCCATGACCTCCCTCGACATAACGAGGGACGGTGAACAGGGGGCCAACCGCGCGGGCGCCGGCGAGGCGCTCTGCGTCCGACTGACCCACGGCGTCGAGCTGGTCGTCCCCTGGATCGACCGGATCCTCTTCACCCTTTCCCCCGGAAAGAAGATCCGCCTCGGGGATCACTATTACCTGATGCTGCAATCCTCCCGCTGGGTCACGGTGGAGTGAGCATGATCGGATATTTCTCGCGACAGGCGATACGGATTCGCGCGGGAAACCGCGGACAGGCGACGGCCCTCTTCCTGGTCGTCGCCGCCACCCTTCTCGTTGTGATCCTCGCCTCGATCCGCCTGCACCATGTCGCGGTCGCGCGGGTGACCACGGCGGATTCGGTCGACGCGATCGCCCTGTCGGCCGCCACATGGGAGGCCCGGTGCCTGAACCTGATCGCCGCGCTGAACGACGGGGCGATCCAATGTCTCCGCGCCATCCGGTGGACGTGCGTGGTCTGGGCGGCGCTGGCCGTCGCCGCGGCTTTCGGGTACGGCGCTCCCGCGTTCGCTGCGTACACCAGGAAGGCCCGAAGGCTCATCGCCGGCTACTGGGACACGGCGCACCTGCTCGTCTCCTGGTCCGAAAAGATCCGGAAAGCGGCGCCGTACCTGGTCCTCGGTGAAATTGCGGCCTTGTCGAAGCAGCGGAACGTCGCCGGAGTCCTCTTCCCGTGGAATCCCGCCGGTCCACACGACGGAAAGAACACGCTCGAGCTCCACCTTGCTCCCGGCCCGCCGATCTCCCTTCCGGATGCCATCGCGCCCATCAGCGGCGTCTTGAACCGATTGAAGAAGATCCGGATCCTCAAGACCGCGATGAAGGGGGTCATCGCGGTGCTCGACGCGGCGTTGCGCGGGATCGTCGGGACCGGCAAGGGACCGATCCGGATGCTGGAACCCGAGAAGGATTTTCCGGAACGGCAGTTCGTCCGGTTCGAGGGGGTCCACACGGTTCCGGATCTCCCCATCCCGTTCCTCGACGAACAGGGAAAGCGGCGAGTGTTCGAGGAGGCGACGGCGCAACCGTACGGAGGGGGCCCGGCGGAGATGACGTGGAGATCGAGGCTGGCCGAGCGGGGGAAAAAATGAAGAGCCGTCGTACTTCGCCTTGTGGACAATCCCTCGTCGAGACGATGCTGGTGCTCCCCCTGCTGTTGATCCTGCTCGGCGGGGGGTACTGGTTCTACCGCAACCTGTCGCTCTCCTCTTCCGCGGAGGGCGCGGCGCACGCACAGATGCTGCGGGTCGGCAGACGCCTCCCGGGGATCGAACCCCGGCTTTCCGGCACGATCCACCCGGATGGCGACGCCGCGCGCATCGAGGCGCGTAGCGATCCCCTGGCCGCCAAGGTTCCCCTGTTCCGCGGACTGGCCGGCAGAACGATCGCGTCTGCGAACGTTTCCCTCGGGGTGGAACCCGTCGGCGCGTTCCTCGACCTGCCGTCCCACGCTCTCCGCCGGGAGGCGGGTGGCGCCGTGGATTGCTGGGGGAAGGGAACCCCCTCCGGGTCGACCGTCCGGCGGACCGTGCAGGGGATCCTGTTGACGGGGGCGCTCCGATGAACCGGAAGATCCTCGCCGCGTTCGCCGTGGCGGCAACGCTGTTCGAGTCGCTTTGCGTCGCGGGAATCGGCAACGCCCGGCGGAAGGAGATCACCTCGACCAGCCGCGTCGTCATCGACGGCAGATCGTTCGTCTCTGACGAATCGTCGCCGGACGAAGGATCCCCGTTGAAGAGGGAGATCGGCAGGCTGGGCGTCCCCCTCCCCGACGGGTTTCCCCTTCCGGAGGAGTCGGGTTCCTCCCACCCGGCGCTCGAAGGCCGGTTGAAGGAGTCGCGGCCGCGGTTCATCGGGGCACCCCGGCTCCCCCCGGGGTTGTCTGCGGAGCACACTCTCAGAATGGAAGGAGAGGGAGCCCCGGTCGACCTCGTTTTCGGAAAGATGGACACCACCGGATCGTCCATCCGTTCCCGCCTGCTCTCCTCCGGCTGGGAATCCGTATCCGCGGGGGACGATCCCGGAGGGACGCACGTGCTGCAAATCCGTCACGGAAAGGAGACCTCCGTTGCTTGCCTCGATGAAGCGGAAGGCACGTTCCTTCTCTTCCGGGAAGTGGGCCGGTAAGGTCCGGACTCTGCTCCCCCTGCTCGCGGGTCTTCTTTTGTGCGCCTTCGCCCTGACGGCGGCGGGACGCAGGATGGCGACCGTGGAAAAGGACATCCGCCGGCAGGCGAACCCGGTGGAGGTGGTCGTCGCCTCGATGCCGATTCCCGCCGGAGAGACGTTCGGCTTGCGAAACCTCGCGAAAAAATCCATCCCGTCCTCCGGGACGGGACCGCGCAACGTTCCCGCCACCGATTTCGAACTCCTTGTGGGGGCGCGCTCCAAGACGGCGATCGATCCCGGAGAGCCGGTATTGTGGACCGACGTGGAGGAACCGTACGACACGGATGCGTTCTCCAGGATCGTCCTTCCCGGCCGGAGAGCGATGACGCTCGAGGTAGACACGGCATCGTCGTTTGCCGGACTGCTGCACGCGGGGGACCGGGTGGACCTGCTCCTGGAAGGATCCGGGGGGGGGACCGCCCACTGGGTTCGGGACATCCCCGTGATCGCCGTGGACCGGGACCACAATCGTCTCGCGCACCCCTCCGACAAAGTGGAGACGTCCACCGTGAGCCTCATGGTCACCCCGGGGGAAGGGAGCCGAATCGCGCGGGCCTCCGGAAGAGTGCACTGGTTCCTTCGCAACCCCGACGACAACGCGGCCGTCGCCCCCGCTTCTCCGTCAAAACCGATAGCGTCCGGTCCCGTGGAGGTCTGGAGAGGCGGGGTGATGGTGTCGCCGATCCTCGCGGCCCGGGAGTACCTCGAATGAGACGCCTTTTTTCGCACTCCGGGCGCGCCGTTGCCGCCCTCTCCCTCCTCCTGACCTTCGCATCCGGCTCCGCCTCCATGGCATCGGAGACAATCCGGATCCGCCAGGGGTTCCAGAAGATCCTCGAACGGCATGGCGTGTCGCGCCTTTCCGTCGGAAACCCCGAGATCATCGAGGCCCAGCCCCTCCCCCGCAACGGGGGAATCCTGGTGGTCGGGAAAATGGAAGGGGAAACGGACCTTGTCCTGTGGGAAAAGGGTTCCAGGACGGAGTGGCACGTCGAAGTCGGATCCGGGAAAAGATCGGTCGCCGAGGACGCCCGGGCGTTCGCAGGGGCCTTCCCCGGCCTGACCGCCGTCGAGGCAGGAGTTTCGGTGATCATCAGCGGTCCGGTATCGTCGTCGCAGGACAAAACCGTGCTCGAGGCGTACGCCCGCTCCCATCCCGGGGTCCACCTCCGGCTCTCCCTGCCCGAGGAGAAGAAGACCCTTCTTCTCTACGACCTGAAAATCATCGAGATCGGCCGGGGGGAGACGGCCCAACTGGGCATCCGCTGGCCGGATGCGCTACCGGCGAAGGGGACGCTCGCCGCGGGAACCGGGAACGCGGGAACGATCTCCGTGGGAACCGATTTCGAGGCGCGCCTGAATCTCCTGATGGCGAACGGGAAGGCGAGAATCCTTTCCAATCCGCGCCTCGCATGCGAAAGCGGCGGGGAAGCCCAGTTTCTCGCGGGAGGGGAAATTCCGATCGTGATCAATACGCCGGAGACCCGCACCGTGGAGTGGAAGACCTACGGCATCATCCTCAAGATTCACCCCAGCATGACGGAAGGGGGGAAGATCCGCACGCAGGTGGATGCGGAGGTAAGCGCGGTGGACCACGGAAGCGGCACGTCCGAGGTCCCGGGATTTCTCACCCGGCGCGTGTCCACCCTCTTCTCCACGCCGCCGGGGGAAACGGTGATGCTGTCCGGCCTGGTGAAGAGCGAGATGGCGAAGGACATCGCCAAGGTCCCTCTCCTGGGGCAGATCCCGGTGATCGGGGAGCTGTTCAAGTCTCGCAGCTTTCGCGAGAACCGCACGGAGCTGGCGATCTTCATCACACCGGTCGAGGTCCCGGGGGACGCCGTACACGAAGCCGCCAACTGGGAGCGGAAGGCGGAAGAGGAGAAGGCGCGCCTCCGCTTCCGCCTGATGGACTGACAAGCGGTTTCCAGGGAGTGAGGAGCCCGCCCGGTGCGGGCTCCGCGCCCCAGGGGTGCCCCCGCAGGAAACAACCAGGGTGGCACGAGACCGGAAGCACGACACACATCAGGAGGTATCGCATGAACGGTGACATCCGTCGCACGCTGCACCAGGCCGTGCTGTCGCGCCTCGACGCGAGGAAGACGGGGCTGTCGTTTTCGGAGGATGTCGGACGCTGGCGGGCCCGCGCCGGGGAGTACCTGCAGGCGGAGATGTGCGGCATGTCCCTGGGGGACGATGAACAAGATGAATTGCGGCGGGAGATCCTCGACGAGATCTTCGCCTTCGGGCCGATCACTCCCCTCCTCTCCGATCCCGCCGTCTCCGAGATCATGGTGAACGGATTCGAGTCGATCTACATCGAGCGAAGCGGCCTGGTGGCCCGCCACGCGGGCTCGTTCCTCTCGGAGGAATCACTCCGCTCGACGATCGACCGGATGGTCTCCAGGGTCAACCGGCGCCTCGATGAATCGTCCCCCTATGTGGACGCCCGGCTCCCGGACGGGTCGAGGATCAACGCGATCATCCCTCCGGTTTGCCTCACCGGGGCGTGTCTCACGGTCCGCAAATTCCGGCAGGAGGCTTACTCGCTCGAGGAACTCGTCCGGATCGGTTCGCTATCCCGAGGGGCGGCGGACTACCTGAAAGATGCCGTCCGGGAGCGGCGCAACATCATCGTCTCCGGTGGGACCGGATCCGGGAAGACCACCCTCCTGAACGCCTTGTCCCAGTTCATCCCGGAGAGCGAGCGGATCGTGACGATCGAGGACGCGGCGGAGATACGGCTTCAGAAGCCCCACGTGATCAGCCTCGAGGCGAGGCCGGTCAACATCGAAGGGTCGGGGGCCGTCACCATCCGGGACCTCGTCCGCAATGCACTCCGCATGCGCCCCGACCGGATCATCGTCGGCGAGTGCCGCGGCGGGGAGGCGCTCGATATGCTGCAAGCGATGAACACCGGGCACGACGGGTCGATCACCACGGGGCACGCGAACACCCCGCGGGACATGCTTCGCCGCCTGGAAACGATGGTCCTGCTCAGCGGGGTGGAGATCCCGATCCTCGCGATCCGGGAGCAGATCGCCTCCGCCATCGACGTCATCGTGCACACCGGCAGGATCGCCGGCGGGAAACGGGCGGTCACGTCGATCACCGAAATCACCGGCATGAACGAATCGCAGATCCTGCTCCAGGAACTGTTCCGGTGGTCGAAGGGGAACGCGGGGAACGACGGAGTTGGGGGGCTCGTCCCCACCGGCATCCCTTCCCGGTTCCGCCGGGGGGGAGGCGACGCGTGGGACTGACGCTCCCGGAAGCGGGGATCTTCGTCCTGGGGGCCGCCCTGGTCGCCCGGTTTCTCCTTCGGGCCGCGCTGCCGCGGGCGCATGCGCGGTTCGTATCCGCCGCGAACCGTCACTCCGATGAACTGCGCGAAGAGTTCGTCCGCCTCCCTCCGGCGCGGATCGCCGCCGTTCTGCTCCTTTCCGCAACCCTGCTGGCGGGGGCGGCGATGGCGGTGACCCGGTCCGCCGCGGTCGCGGGGGTATTCGGAGCCGCGCCGGTTCTCCTCGCCGGACTTCTGGTCCGGTGGTACCGCGATCGACGGAAGCGGTCCATCCTCTCCCAGTTGCCGTCGTTCCTCGACCTCCTGTCCGGACACGTGAGGGCGGGGCACAGCCTGCCGGAGTCCCTCGCGGAGACCGTTCCCCTGTTGCCCGCAGGAATCCGTGAAGAGATGGCGTGGGTCCTGCAGCAGAACCGTCTGGGCACGCCGCTGGCGGAGGCCCTGGCCCATTGGGAGGCGCGCATCCGCTCCGAGGAGACCTGCCTTCTCGTGCGTCCCCTGCGCGCGGCGATCCCCGGAGGGGGGAATATCGTGGACCTGCTGGAACGCACGCGGGACATCCTCCGGCTCCGGATGCGAACGACGGAGAAGCTTCGAAGCGCGACGGCGCAGGCCCGGCTGCAGGCGATCGTCCTGACGCTGCTCCCTCCCGCGTTCGCGATCGCCATATCGAAGGTCGATCCCGGATTCTTTCCAATCCTCCTCGGCACCCCTCCGGGGAAAACGATCCTGGCGGTCGCGTTCGTCCTCCAGGTGCTGGGCTGGGTCACTATACGAAAGATCCTCTCGGTGCGGCCATGAGGGGATGGGATTTCCTCATCATCGGTGCGCCGATGCTCCTCGGCGGCTCCTTTCTCGCCGCGTTCCTTCTTCGCCTCCGGAAGGTGCCTTCCATCGCGCGCTCCCTGCAGTCGTACCGGTCCGCGCACGAGCGGCTGACGGAGGGACTGATCTCGAGGCGGCTCCTCCGATTTCCCGGGGCCTGCCTCGTCTCGCCTACGAGGCACTGGGCCCTCGCGGAACTGTTCTCGCTGCTCGTATTCCTCGTCGTCGTATCGGGGAACCGGTCCGCATCGGGGCTGGCCCAGGGGATGGTCGCCGCCCCGCTCCTCGGCTTCGGGATCGCCTGGTTCGCCTTGCGCGGTGCGGGGCGCGAGGCGCTTCGCTCGGTGCAGCGCGACCTCCCTGTGGCGTGCTTCCTTTTCTCTCTCCTCCTGGAATCGGGAATGGGCGCCTCTTCGGCGCTGCACGAAACGTCGGGCTCGATCCCGGACGGGGCCCTCGCCCGGGAACTGGCAGAGCTGGTCCGTTCCCGCGCGATCGGGGTCCCCCGGGGGGAATCGATCGAGCGGTCGCGGCGGCGCGTACCCGTCGAGGATTACCGGCTGTTCCTCAACCATGTCCTCCAGGGGGAGCGGCTCGGGATCGGACTGTCGCGGAGCTTGCGGGAACTCTCCGCGAAAATGCTGGAAAGCCAGGGACATCGGGCGGAGACGATCGCCCAGAAGGCGGCGGTGAAGATGCTGTTCCCCCTGGTCTGCTTCATCTTTCCCGCCGTGTTCCTCATCATCCTGTCCCCGGTGATCCTTGGCCTGTGGGACAGGCTTGCGCGGTGAACGTGGTGGAATGCGGGAACCGAACACGGGGATGGGCGGCGATGACCGCCGTGCTCCTCCTCCTGTGCGCGGCGGACCCCGATCTTCTGGAAGCGGGGTCCGCCCGTGCGGGAGACCCCGCCCCGGAAGCCGCGTTCGCGAAATCCGTCGGGCTGTCCCTGAAGATCTCCCGCGCGAAGAAGCGGAAGCGCCGGGTCACCTTCTACAAGAGCGTGGCGCGCCAGGCGAAGATTCGTTCTACCGGCGCCCGGAGCCCGTCATCGGGACGATGATCTTCGGGTTGTCTCCCGGGCGGACGACGACGATCTTCACCTGGTCGACCCCGAGCGGCTCGTTCACGAAGCGGAGCCGGTGCTCCCCGGCCGGCAGGCGAACGGCGGTCAGGGGGGTCTCCCCGAGCAGGCGGTTCCCGAGGTAGACTTTCGCCCACGGGATCGCCTGGATCGCCTCCACCGTCCCGATCAGGGGCTGCAATTCGGAAAGGAAAACCGGTCCCGCGGCCAACGCCTCCGCCGGCACGGATTGACGCTCGTACCCGTCCATTGAAAGGATGATTTTCCGGCTCCCGAGGGAGGCCACGTCCATCCGCAGCGGCGTCTTCCCGATGGACGCGCCGCTCTCAAGCAGTACGGATGCTCCCGCAGGGTCGGTCTCGACTCGCACGTATCTCGCCCCGGGCTTGTCCGGAGCCGCGGGCGGATCGGTGGTTCGCGGAGTCCCGGCAGGAGGAGACGCCGGATGCGTCGATGCATTCGGCGTTGGAACAAAGGGGGGCGGGGAGCGGACGATCGGAGCGACGGAAGGCGCCGGAGCGACCGGTATCGCCCGGGGCGCGGACGCCGGGGCCGCATCGATCCCCGGCCGAGGCCGCACCTCCTTCCATAGGAGGACGCCCCCTGCGATGACCGCCGCGAACACAGCGGCGGTGCCCGCCGCCTTCACCGTTTTTCCCCTCCGCCCGTACCGTTCTTCCGGTTCCTTGACCATCGCCGGATGCGATTCCGGCTCCGCCGCCGGATCCGGGGCCGTCTCCTCCTCCCTCGGCACGGGGAAGAGGGCGTCCCAGAAATCCGCCATCACCGGGCCCGATACCGGGGGAGGGCCTGCCCGCGCGATCTCGACAAGAAACCGCGCCGCGCCCGGATAGCGATCCGCCGGAAGCGCCGCGACGGATTTGCGCAGGACGCCCGCCAGTTCCGGAGACACGCCGGGAAGCGGGAGCGCACGGGCGTCGAATCGCAGGATCTTTTCCAGGTTCTTTCCCGTCCCATCCCCTTCGAAGAGCCTGCGACCGAGCAGTAATTCCAGGGAGATCACCCCCGCGGCGAACAGATCGGAGGAGGCGGTCGCTTTCTCCCCGCGAATCCGCTCGGGCGCGAGATACCCGGATTTTCCCGCCCGCGTCCCTTCCTCCGGCGGCCCGTCCCCCGCCGCCCGGGAGATTCCGAAATCCGTGATTTTCACCGCACCGTTCCGGGCCACCAGGACATTCGACGGGGACACGTCCCGGTGCACGACCCCCTTCTCGTGAAGGTACGCGAGACCCGACCAGATCCCGTCGACCCAGTGACGCCATACGCCCGGGGAGATGGGGACGTGGAGCTGACGTGCCTGCTCCGCCGCCTGGGCGAGGTTCCACCCCTCGACATGTTCCATCGCGAGAAAGTGGGCGTCCCCTTCCCGGCCGAAATCGAACACCTGGACCAGGTTGGGGTG includes:
- a CDS encoding sigma 54-interacting transcriptional regulator yields the protein MIQRDPGARLSVSISSGMTVEVRLGQKEVKIGRGHEADLQLPDPSVSRLHAKVFRVGLQYFLADLRSRNGTHADGERITQLALEDGRMFQVGPFRIHFHRPLPGFSAGEEPTTPGGTASDLADSVEATPARVPKRTVPPTVGVDAPFGLIGGSAHVRKLVATIRRVAASDVPVLIEGETGSGKELVARGIHDASTRRERPFIVVNCGAISPELIESELFGHEKGAFTGATAQRKGAFELANNGTIFLDEIGELPIALQPKLLRALEQKEVKRVGGNDLLSADVRILAATNRNLREEITRKAFREDLYFRIGAITVPIPPLRDRREDVTPIARHFLSGMETTASAPVPLLSPAALDALISHDWPGNVRELRNAIQRAVVMAESGELTGTDFSFLRQAAKPGAETESPSGLSRWEQAERTNILGELARQMGNKTKTARELGIAKSTLFEKLKKYGIRTTEVDR
- a CDS encoding pilus assembly protein, producing the protein MIEFLLAGVPLLLLMLTIVQLSLLWAGKGAVDAAAHLAARKFARVAREDFRKAREMAFLEAFQVCRNRPGGSFGSAAMTSLDITRDGEQGANRAGAGEALCVRLTHGVELVVPWIDRILFTLSPGKKIRLGDHYYLMLQSSRWVTVE
- a CDS encoding pilus assembly protein; amino-acid sequence: MKSRRTSPCGQSLVETMLVLPLLLILLGGGYWFYRNLSLSSSAEGAAHAQMLRVGRRLPGIEPRLSGTIHPDGDAARIEARSDPLAAKVPLFRGLAGRTIASANVSLGVEPVGAFLDLPSHALRREAGGAVDCWGKGTPSGSTVRRTVQGILLTGALR
- the cpaB gene encoding Flp pilus assembly protein CpaB, whose product is MLASMKRKARSFSSGKWAGKVRTLLPLLAGLLLCAFALTAAGRRMATVEKDIRRQANPVEVVVASMPIPAGETFGLRNLAKKSIPSSGTGPRNVPATDFELLVGARSKTAIDPGEPVLWTDVEEPYDTDAFSRIVLPGRRAMTLEVDTASSFAGLLHAGDRVDLLLEGSGGGTAHWVRDIPVIAVDRDHNRLAHPSDKVETSTVSLMVTPGEGSRIARASGRVHWFLRNPDDNAAVAPASPSKPIASGPVEVWRGGVMVSPILAAREYLE
- a CDS encoding pilus assembly protein N-terminal domain-containing protein, which encodes MRRLFSHSGRAVAALSLLLTFASGSASMASETIRIRQGFQKILERHGVSRLSVGNPEIIEAQPLPRNGGILVVGKMEGETDLVLWEKGSRTEWHVEVGSGKRSVAEDARAFAGAFPGLTAVEAGVSVIISGPVSSSQDKTVLEAYARSHPGVHLRLSLPEEKKTLLLYDLKIIEIGRGETAQLGIRWPDALPAKGTLAAGTGNAGTISVGTDFEARLNLLMANGKARILSNPRLACESGGEAQFLAGGEIPIVINTPETRTVEWKTYGIILKIHPSMTEGGKIRTQVDAEVSAVDHGSGTSEVPGFLTRRVSTLFSTPPGETVMLSGLVKSEMAKDIAKVPLLGQIPVIGELFKSRSFRENRTELAIFITPVEVPGDAVHEAANWERKAEEEKARLRFRLMD
- a CDS encoding CpaF family protein, with amino-acid sequence MNGDIRRTLHQAVLSRLDARKTGLSFSEDVGRWRARAGEYLQAEMCGMSLGDDEQDELRREILDEIFAFGPITPLLSDPAVSEIMVNGFESIYIERSGLVARHAGSFLSEESLRSTIDRMVSRVNRRLDESSPYVDARLPDGSRINAIIPPVCLTGACLTVRKFRQEAYSLEELVRIGSLSRGAADYLKDAVRERRNIIVSGGTGSGKTTLLNALSQFIPESERIVTIEDAAEIRLQKPHVISLEARPVNIEGSGAVTIRDLVRNALRMRPDRIIVGECRGGEALDMLQAMNTGHDGSITTGHANTPRDMLRRLETMVLLSGVEIPILAIREQIASAIDVIVHTGRIAGGKRAVTSITEITGMNESQILLQELFRWSKGNAGNDGVGGLVPTGIPSRFRRGGGDAWD
- a CDS encoding type II secretion system F family protein, translating into MGLTLPEAGIFVLGAALVARFLLRAALPRAHARFVSAANRHSDELREEFVRLPPARIAAVLLLSATLLAGAAMAVTRSAAVAGVFGAAPVLLAGLLVRWYRDRRKRSILSQLPSFLDLLSGHVRAGHSLPESLAETVPLLPAGIREEMAWVLQQNRLGTPLAEALAHWEARIRSEETCLLVRPLRAAIPGGGNIVDLLERTRDILRLRMRTTEKLRSATAQARLQAIVLTLLPPAFAIAISKVDPGFFPILLGTPPGKTILAVAFVLQVLGWVTIRKILSVRP
- a CDS encoding type II secretion system F family protein, with product MRGWDFLIIGAPMLLGGSFLAAFLLRLRKVPSIARSLQSYRSAHERLTEGLISRRLLRFPGACLVSPTRHWALAELFSLLVFLVVVSGNRSASGLAQGMVAAPLLGFGIAWFALRGAGREALRSVQRDLPVACFLFSLLLESGMGASSALHETSGSIPDGALARELAELVRSRAIGVPRGESIERSRRRVPVEDYRLFLNHVLQGERLGIGLSRSLRELSAKMLESQGHRAETIAQKAAVKMLFPLVCFIFPAVFLIILSPVILGLWDRLAR
- a CDS encoding protein kinase, whose protein sequence is MSEVYLCRLSGEGGFRKRVALKVVHPRYADDPRFRELFSREARLAASLSHPNLVQVFDFGREGDAHFLAMEHVEGWNLAQAAEQARQLHVPISPGVWRHWVDGIWSGLAYLHEKGVVHRDVSPSNVLVARNGAVKITDFGISRAAGDGPPEEGTRAGKSGYLAPERIRGEKATASSDLFAAGVISLELLLGRRLFEGDGTGKNLEKILRFDARALPLPGVSPELAGVLRKSVAALPADRYPGAARFLVEIARAGPPPVSGPVMADFWDALFPVPREEETAPDPAAEPESHPAMVKEPEERYGRRGKTVKAAGTAAVFAAVIAGGVLLWKEVRPRPGIDAAPASAPRAIPVAPAPSVAPIVRSPPPFVPTPNASTHPASPPAGTPRTTDPPAAPDKPGARYVRVETDPAGASVLLESGASIGKTPLRMDVASLGSRKIILSMDGYERQSVPAEALAAGPVFLSELQPLIGTVEAIQAIPWAKVYLGNRLLGETPLTAVRLPAGEHRLRFVNEPLGVDQVKIVVVRPGDNPKIIVPMTGSGRR